A window of the Bradyrhizobium diazoefficiens genome harbors these coding sequences:
- a CDS encoding dicarboxylate/amino acid:cation symporter — protein MSTIAAAPAAERKPLYGSLFVQVLAALILGIILGVVAPDFAISLKILSDAFLKLISMIVAPIVFCVVVHGIAGAGDLKKVGRVGVKALLYFEVMTTVALVVGLILAYIFGPGHGMNIDPSTLDAKALNTYADNAHKLQGAGVGAFLLNVIPSTSFDALSRNDVLQVLFFAVLFGIGLALVGGEKGKLVTSVIDAASTVLFRVMGLIVRVAPLGVLGAVAYTVGKYGVGSLKQLVSLVMLFYVSVGIFVLGVLGGVMALAGINILKFLAYLREELTIVLATASSDAVLPQIMKKLERMGVKDSVVGLVIPTGYSFNLDAFSIYLTLAVVFIAQATNTPLSFGDLLLVLGVSLITSKGAHGVPGSAIVILAATLNAVPSIPAIGLVLVLSVDWFIGMARAVGNLIGNCVATVVVAAWEGDLDRAKAAKMLEGGELVDVTAG, from the coding sequence ATGTCGACCATTGCCGCGGCCCCGGCCGCAGAGCGCAAACCACTTTACGGCTCGCTGTTCGTCCAGGTCCTCGCAGCGCTGATCCTCGGTATCATCCTCGGCGTGGTCGCGCCGGACTTCGCCATCAGCCTCAAGATCCTCAGCGATGCCTTCCTGAAGCTGATCTCGATGATCGTGGCACCGATCGTGTTCTGCGTCGTCGTCCACGGCATTGCCGGCGCCGGCGACCTCAAGAAGGTCGGCCGGGTCGGCGTCAAGGCACTGCTCTATTTCGAGGTGATGACCACCGTGGCGCTCGTGGTCGGGCTGATCCTCGCCTACATCTTTGGCCCCGGCCATGGCATGAACATCGATCCCTCGACGCTCGATGCCAAGGCCCTCAACACCTACGCCGACAATGCCCACAAGCTTCAGGGCGCAGGTGTCGGCGCTTTCCTGCTCAACGTCATTCCAAGCACGTCGTTTGATGCGCTGTCGCGCAACGACGTGCTCCAGGTGCTGTTCTTCGCCGTGCTGTTCGGCATCGGCCTCGCACTGGTTGGCGGCGAGAAGGGCAAGCTGGTCACGTCTGTCATCGACGCGGCCTCCACGGTGCTGTTCCGCGTCATGGGACTTATCGTCCGCGTCGCTCCGCTTGGCGTGCTCGGCGCGGTCGCCTACACCGTCGGCAAATACGGCGTCGGCTCGCTGAAGCAGCTGGTCTCGCTGGTCATGCTGTTCTACGTCTCGGTCGGCATCTTCGTGCTGGGCGTGCTCGGCGGCGTGATGGCGCTTGCCGGAATCAACATCCTCAAATTCCTCGCCTATCTGCGCGAGGAATTGACCATCGTGCTCGCGACCGCCTCGTCCGACGCGGTGCTTCCCCAGATCATGAAGAAGCTGGAGCGCATGGGTGTGAAGGATTCCGTCGTCGGACTGGTGATTCCGACCGGCTATTCCTTCAATCTCGACGCCTTCTCGATCTATCTGACGCTTGCCGTCGTCTTCATCGCGCAGGCCACCAACACGCCGCTGTCGTTCGGCGATCTTCTGCTGGTGCTGGGGGTCTCCCTGATCACGTCAAAGGGCGCGCACGGCGTACCGGGCTCGGCGATCGTGATCCTCGCCGCGACGCTGAACGCGGTGCCGAGCATTCCGGCGATCGGCCTCGTGCTGGTGTTGTCGGTCGACTGGTTCATCGGCATGGCTCGCGCAGTCGGCAACCTCATCGGCAACTGCGTGGCGACAGTCGTCGTGGCCGCCTGGGAAGGCGACCTCGACCGCGCCAAGGCGGCCAAGATGCTCGAAGGCGGCGAGCTCGTGGACGTGACGGCAGGCTAA
- a CDS encoding TetR/AcrR family transcriptional regulator produces the protein MSTVKRHIASLRDEYAEMTRQRIVAAFVETLEDEAADDISMAAVAKRAKVAERTIYRHFKTRAELFAAAGEWIEDNVFSYIPFTSPDELPDIFRKLCKRFDRHPHLARAIAMTRAGRRVRAGFRRHLIDQHRKAMAPLVRHLPAKEVRQAEALASYLNNVLAWNAMREDFGMSSAEVADTVEWALTTLLKDVRQRDAAAACNGKDGKSPRKRSTARERTGVE, from the coding sequence ATGAGTACAGTAAAGCGACATATCGCCAGCCTTCGCGACGAATATGCCGAGATGACGCGGCAGCGCATCGTCGCGGCTTTTGTCGAGACGCTGGAGGACGAGGCGGCCGACGACATTTCCATGGCCGCGGTAGCCAAGCGCGCAAAGGTGGCCGAGCGAACCATCTACCGGCATTTCAAGACCCGCGCGGAGCTGTTTGCGGCGGCCGGCGAGTGGATCGAGGACAACGTCTTCAGCTATATTCCCTTTACCTCGCCCGACGAACTGCCGGATATTTTCCGCAAGCTGTGCAAACGATTTGACCGTCATCCGCATCTGGCGCGTGCCATTGCGATGACGCGGGCTGGCCGGCGGGTGCGCGCCGGCTTCCGGCGGCACCTGATCGACCAGCATCGCAAGGCGATGGCGCCGCTGGTGCGGCATCTCCCCGCAAAGGAGGTCCGCCAGGCGGAGGCGCTCGCATCCTATCTCAACAACGTGCTGGCCTGGAATGCGATGCGTGAGGACTTTGGCATGTCCAGCGCCGAGGTCGCCGACACGGTCGAGTGGGCGCTCACGACCCTTTTGAAAGATGTCCGTCAGCGCGATGCCGCTGCGGCGTGCAACGGCAAGGATGGCAAATCGCCGCGCAAGCGAAGCACTGCGCGCGAACGCACCGGCGTGGAGTGA